One window from the genome of Candidatus Synechococcus calcipolaris G9 encodes:
- a CDS encoding FAD-dependent monooxygenase, with amino-acid sequence MKRIILVGGGIGGAATALALRLQGFEPVVYERTKELREVGAGVALWANATHVMKNLGLLEEAIKVGYLTTNYQFCSQQGKELVNVPIDGFELPVVGIHRAELHRLLWQNVPTEKFILGETFERFERQDKRVYAYFTSGVQVEGDALIGADGLRSRVRAALLGEVPPTYRNFKTWRGLTEFVPKSYRPGYIHEYLGGGKGCGFMMLGKGKMYWYVAATAPENQSDAAIGRKKELENIFQDWFSAIPELIAATDESQIITTDLYDRPPTQPWSIGNITLLGDAAHPMLPTMGQGACTALEDAYVVAKCLKENPNPVAAFQKYESLRFPRTKAIVEQSLQSSKMGELKNPLAVGIRNTFMKVMDSAISNSFKSLHAYRA; translated from the coding sequence ATGAAGCGAATCATCTTAGTCGGAGGCGGTATTGGAGGCGCTGCCACTGCGCTTGCTCTAAGGCTTCAGGGGTTTGAGCCTGTTGTCTACGAGCGAACGAAAGAACTGCGAGAAGTTGGTGCAGGCGTTGCGCTTTGGGCAAATGCTACCCATGTCATGAAAAACTTAGGCTTGCTGGAAGAAGCGATCAAAGTTGGCTATCTCACCACGAACTATCAATTTTGTTCGCAGCAGGGGAAGGAATTAGTGAATGTGCCGATCGATGGGTTTGAATTGCCTGTTGTTGGAATTCATCGAGCCGAATTACATCGGCTGCTGTGGCAAAATGTCCCCACCGAGAAGTTTATTTTGGGCGAGACCTTTGAACGATTTGAGCGGCAAGACAAACGAGTTTATGCCTATTTCACGTCGGGAGTGCAAGTGGAAGGCGATGCCTTAATTGGTGCTGATGGATTACGATCACGGGTTCGAGCAGCCCTTTTAGGGGAAGTGCCACCAACCTATCGCAACTTCAAGACTTGGCGTGGATTAACCGAATTTGTCCCCAAAAGCTATCGACCAGGTTATATCCATGAATACCTCGGTGGTGGGAAAGGCTGCGGGTTTATGATGCTTGGCAAGGGCAAGATGTATTGGTATGTTGCTGCGACTGCACCAGAAAACCAGTCAGATGCCGCGATCGGTCGTAAGAAAGAATTAGAGAATATTTTCCAAGATTGGTTCAGCGCCATTCCTGAATTGATTGCGGCAACGGACGAATCTCAGATCATTACAACAGATCTGTACGATCGCCCTCCAACCCAGCCTTGGAGCATAGGAAATATAACACTACTTGGTGATGCGGCTCATCCGATGCTACCAACAATGGGGCAAGGTGCTTGCACTGCTTTAGAAGATGCATATGTTGTAGCAAAATGTCTTAAAGAAAATCCCAATCCAGTAGCGGCATTTCAAAAGTATGAATCTCTGCGGTTTCCCCGTACCAAAGCGATCGTTGAGCAATCCTTACAGTCTAGCAAGATGGGCGAATTGAAAAATCCTTTAGCGGTCGGAATTCGCAACACTTTTATGAAAGTAATGGACTCAGCAATTAGCAATAGTTTTAAATCTCTTCATGCTTATCGTGCTTAA
- a CDS encoding TetR/AcrR family transcriptional regulator, with the protein MAVAQTKTVKDKQAKPVRDAAATQAVILAAAEEEFAQHGFTATRTEAIAAKTKVAKSMIYYYFKDKEGLYQAVLARSHADILETVQKLELEQLSAEVALEQFLRALLDCVSRNPRLPTIMFHEAVQNQGKFYKESSSANIDTVLIAILERGVTLGVFRSLDPFQSAINIMGTCLFYFIGAGNIKQFPQGKRLLSKAMLEQHTQEAIALILAGVRKS; encoded by the coding sequence ATGGCTGTGGCGCAAACAAAAACTGTAAAAGATAAGCAGGCTAAACCCGTTAGAGACGCTGCGGCAACTCAAGCCGTAATTTTAGCGGCAGCTGAGGAGGAGTTTGCCCAACATGGGTTCACGGCGACTAGAACTGAAGCGATCGCCGCCAAAACCAAGGTGGCAAAGTCGATGATTTACTACTACTTCAAAGATAAGGAGGGATTGTATCAAGCGGTTTTGGCTCGATCTCATGCGGATATTCTAGAAACAGTTCAAAAATTGGAGTTAGAACAGTTATCTGCTGAAGTTGCACTAGAACAATTTTTGAGAGCATTGCTCGATTGTGTATCCCGTAACCCAAGGCTGCCAACAATCATGTTTCACGAAGCTGTACAAAATCAAGGAAAGTTCTACAAAGAAAGTAGTTCAGCGAATATTGATACTGTTTTGATCGCAATCTTGGAGCGAGGTGTGACGCTAGGAGTATTTCGTTCACTCGATCCATTTCAGTCTGCTATCAATATTATGGGAACTTGTTTGTTCTATTTTATTGGTGCAGGCAACATCAAACAGTTTCCGCAAGGTAAACGACTCTTGAGCAAAGCTATGCTGGAGCAGCATACTCAAGAAGCGATCGCGCTAATCTTGGCAGGTGTGCGAAAATCTTGA
- a CDS encoding glycosyltransferase family 2 protein translates to MRPKSTTQRQGSMPRRWRSPLLFFLLILVSLGLAVAFSGQLVPLVATVYKEICDALLSLPTVPQSLGWLDVSELDKPLIFWPTILLGSLALGITHFSPQPRLWSRLIIVSSLFALMLRYLAWRSLLTLNLTTPLNSVLSLTLLGIEIFIIAGYSLQLYLVLKIKDRHSQANAAEMLVKSGRYLPRVDILIPTYNEPVHILRRTIIGCQALDYDLKTIYLLDDTHRPAVQELAATLGCSYITRPDNRHAKAGNLNHALALTTGELVVVFDADFIPTRNFLSRTLGFFADPEVGLLQTYQSFYNPDPVSRNLGLENYLPQEVEIFSRHYQVLRDGIETALCYGSSFVARRSALDEVGGFNTESLSEDYFTAVTLSSHGYRVLYLDESLSAGLCAEDMTGHIGQRLRWARGTLQAFFIQASPLKLPNLTFLQRLAHLEGLLQWFHSPLRLILLLMPFSYAFLGVVPLETTLREWLYYFLPYYWVLVSSFAWLNGRSRSALISDIYAVAQCIPLTFTVIHTLWRPFGRSFRVTPKGIQRDRYAFNWQFGWPLLGLFIASGVALGINLANPEQGMTLAWIWSAYNLVVIGLALLVLIDAPQPDPFDWLPIQQTAEIAIAWEHCPPLTVWGTSVLLSEGGAKISLPQCIPASAFDADLSIKLLESNIQLQADLINIELSKPGQQTQELGYPQQVIDLRFKNCDLATYRELVELLFCQPGRWQWPHTPSEGTAIALLLKSLVYPRILWARFQKPHTKPIGGSAPRVTFPG, encoded by the coding sequence GTGCGTCCTAAATCTACCACTCAACGTCAGGGATCTATGCCCCGCCGCTGGCGATCGCCCCTACTCTTCTTTCTGCTAATCTTGGTGAGTTTAGGCTTGGCCGTTGCCTTTTCTGGGCAGTTGGTTCCCCTAGTGGCCACGGTCTACAAAGAGATCTGTGATGCCCTTTTAAGTCTACCGACGGTTCCCCAATCCTTGGGTTGGCTGGATGTTAGTGAACTGGATAAACCCCTCATTTTTTGGCCCACGATTCTTCTTGGCAGCCTTGCCCTAGGGATTACCCACTTTTCGCCCCAGCCGCGTCTCTGGTCGCGTTTGATCATTGTCAGTAGTTTATTTGCCCTGATGCTGCGCTACTTGGCCTGGCGATCGCTGCTGACCCTCAACCTGACGACACCCCTCAATTCAGTGTTGAGTTTGACCCTCCTGGGGATTGAGATTTTCATTATTGCGGGTTATAGTCTGCAACTGTATTTGGTTCTAAAAATCAAGGATCGCCACAGCCAGGCCAATGCCGCTGAAATGTTGGTCAAATCGGGCCGCTATCTCCCTAGGGTGGATATTCTCATTCCCACGTACAACGAGCCGGTACATATTTTGCGGCGCACGATTATCGGCTGTCAGGCCCTAGACTACGATCTAAAAACCATTTATCTATTGGATGATACGCACCGTCCCGCCGTCCAAGAACTTGCGGCAACGTTGGGCTGTTCCTATATCACCCGACCGGATAATCGCCATGCAAAAGCGGGAAATCTCAACCATGCCCTCGCCTTAACAACCGGGGAATTGGTGGTGGTGTTTGATGCGGACTTTATCCCCACCAGAAATTTTTTGAGTCGCACCCTTGGCTTTTTTGCTGATCCTGAGGTGGGCCTCCTGCAAACCTATCAGAGTTTTTATAATCCGGATCCGGTCTCCCGTAACCTGGGTTTAGAGAACTATCTGCCCCAGGAAGTAGAAATTTTTTCCCGCCATTACCAAGTCCTCCGGGATGGAATTGAAACGGCCCTGTGTTACGGCAGTTCCTTTGTGGCGCGGCGATCGGCCCTGGACGAGGTGGGGGGATTTAACACGGAGTCCTTGAGCGAAGATTACTTTACCGCTGTCACCCTTAGCTCCCATGGCTATCGCGTCTTGTATCTAGATGAGAGCCTGAGTGCGGGCCTCTGCGCTGAAGACATGACGGGGCATATTGGTCAACGGCTGCGCTGGGCCCGGGGAACATTACAGGCCTTTTTTATCCAGGCCAGTCCCCTTAAACTGCCCAATTTGACATTTCTCCAGCGATTAGCCCATTTAGAAGGGTTACTTCAGTGGTTCCATAGCCCATTGCGGTTGATCTTGCTCCTGATGCCCTTTAGCTATGCCTTTTTGGGGGTTGTGCCCCTAGAGACAACCTTGCGGGAATGGTTGTACTATTTTCTGCCCTACTATTGGGTACTAGTGAGTAGTTTTGCCTGGCTGAATGGCCGTAGTCGCTCGGCCCTGATCTCAGATATTTATGCCGTTGCCCAATGTATTCCCTTGACCTTTACGGTGATTCATACCCTGTGGCGACCCTTTGGGCGATCGTTTCGGGTTACGCCGAAGGGCATTCAGCGCGATCGCTACGCCTTTAACTGGCAATTTGGTTGGCCACTCCTAGGGTTATTTATTGCCTCTGGGGTTGCCCTAGGAATCAACTTGGCTAATCCGGAACAGGGAATGACCCTGGCCTGGATTTGGAGTGCCTATAACCTAGTAGTCATTGGCTTAGCCCTGCTGGTCTTGATTGATGCGCCTCAGCCCGATCCCTTTGATTGGCTGCCCATTCAACAAACCGCTGAGATTGCGATCGCCTGGGAGCATTGCCCACCATTAACCGTTTGGGGAACCTCGGTATTACTATCAGAAGGGGGTGCAAAAATTTCCTTACCCCAGTGTATTCCAGCCTCTGCCTTTGATGCCGATTTAAGTATTAAGTTACTGGAATCAAATATCCAACTTCAGGCTGATCTGATAAACATTGAGTTGAGTAAACCGGGGCAACAGACCCAAGAATTGGGCTATCCCCAACAGGTGATTGACCTGCGCTTCAAAAATTGTGACTTGGCTACCTATCGTGAATTAGTAGAATTACTCTTTTGTCAACCAGGACGGTGGCAATGGCCCCATACCCCTTCCGAAGGCACGGCGATCGCCCTGTTGCTTAAATCCCTGGTTTATCCACGAATTCTCTGGGCTAGGTTTCAAAAACCCCACACCAAGCCCATTGGTGGATCGGCTCCTAGAGTGACATTTCCTGGTTAG
- a CDS encoding D-alanyl-D-alanine carboxypeptidase yields MLELLATVDLLWQATTGQAILNETTLATMVFPREQVVQQRVTDYLEALEQKGIPVTDQGVWLQTQDQLLVNHQGDRPLSAASITKIATTLAILDKFPPHHEFLTRFGTTGDLVNGVVKGDLVIVGSNDPLFVWEEAIMVANALNDLGIRQIDGNVVIVPPFAMNYTDDPGSAGVILKQAMDSRQWPGELQDTYNRMAPGTPRPQLAIAGQVMITETIPADTKFLLEHRSLPLVEILRQMNIYSNNDMSEMLADMVGGGPVLGPKVAEMIGVPTQEIQLINGSGLGDENRISPRAACGMFQMLQTQLGAQNLSLADILPMAGRDGGTLDYRTLPQSTLVKTGTLWNVSALTGIIPTQKYGTVCFSIINGGPHLDGFRQEQENLVQGFMDDLGRASTLPLEFQGNSPPFRLGDRERNRSLTGT; encoded by the coding sequence ATGTTAGAACTTTTAGCCACAGTTGATCTGCTATGGCAAGCGACAACGGGTCAGGCCATACTCAACGAAACGACTCTGGCAACCATGGTTTTCCCAAGGGAGCAGGTCGTTCAACAACGGGTTACAGATTATCTAGAGGCTTTAGAACAAAAGGGCATCCCTGTCACCGATCAAGGGGTATGGCTGCAAACCCAGGATCAATTATTGGTCAATCACCAGGGCGATCGCCCCCTTTCGGCGGCATCGATTACGAAAATTGCGACGACTTTGGCAATCTTAGATAAGTTTCCCCCCCACCATGAGTTCTTGACCCGGTTTGGTACCACGGGCGATCTCGTTAATGGGGTCGTCAAGGGGGATCTTGTTATCGTCGGCAGCAATGATCCCCTCTTTGTTTGGGAGGAGGCCATTATGGTGGCCAATGCCCTGAATGACCTGGGAATTCGCCAGATTGATGGAAATGTAGTGATTGTCCCCCCCTTTGCCATGAACTATACCGATGACCCTGGCTCCGCGGGTGTGATTCTCAAGCAGGCGATGGATTCACGGCAATGGCCCGGGGAATTACAAGACACCTACAATCGCATGGCTCCAGGAACTCCCCGCCCCCAATTGGCGATCGCCGGCCAAGTGATGATCACGGAAACCATTCCGGCAGACACGAAGTTTTTGCTAGAACACCGCTCCCTGCCCTTGGTAGAAATTCTGCGGCAAATGAATATCTACAGTAACAATGACATGTCGGAGATGTTAGCGGATATGGTGGGGGGCGGCCCCGTTCTTGGCCCCAAAGTAGCTGAGATGATTGGGGTACCGACCCAGGAGATTCAGTTAATCAATGGATCGGGCCTGGGGGATGAAAATCGAATTAGTCCTCGGGCTGCCTGTGGCATGTTTCAGATGTTGCAAACCCAACTAGGGGCCCAAAACCTCAGTTTGGCGGACATTTTACCCATGGCCGGCCGGGATGGGGGAACCCTTGACTATCGAACCCTACCCCAATCCACGTTAGTTAAAACAGGAACCCTTTGGAATGTCAGTGCCCTAACCGGCATTATCCCCACCCAGAAGTATGGCACGGTGTGCTTTTCTATTATTAATGGCGGCCCTCATCTGGATGGATTTCGCCAAGAACAGGAGAATTTAGTCCAAGGATTTATGGATGATTTGGGGCGAGCCAGTACCTTACCCCTAGAGTTTCAGGGCAATAGTCCACCGTTTCGCCTAGGCGATCGGGAACGCAATCGATCCCTTACTGGGACCTAA
- a CDS encoding MFS transporter, giving the protein MLTLLGLPPQVRKTLFALWMTALLFWSSLASLLPTLPLYIRDVGGTPHQIGIVMGAFAVGLLVSRAWLGRVADQRGRKMVLVIGLAVAAAAPLIYHLSQSLWLLAWVRAFHGISIAAFTTGYLALVTDVAPSEHRGEVIGYTSLAHPIGVAIGPSIGSWIHEWAGYLPLFMISSGLALIGLICIWPIREPESSRRSGLGSTLNKGLFWRLLLGDRLRTPALVMLLVGLTFGIMATFIPLFIADMDFSLNAGTFYTAAAIASFLGRILTGAASDRWGRGIFISMSLGFYGLSMVQLAQVTSDQQLLLAAVIQGLGSGILIPMMAAMMADRSLPQERGRVLSLSLGGFDLGIAIAGPVFGALVIPLGLPFLFLLAGGFSFLGLVLFMSFSSKTFGESLLFALGRSRDRYALES; this is encoded by the coding sequence TTGCTGACATTACTGGGATTGCCGCCCCAGGTACGGAAAACGCTTTTTGCCCTGTGGATGACGGCACTGCTCTTTTGGTCAAGTCTGGCATCCTTGCTGCCAACATTGCCCCTCTATATTCGCGATGTGGGGGGAACACCTCACCAAATTGGCATTGTCATGGGAGCCTTTGCCGTGGGGCTGCTGGTATCCCGGGCCTGGTTAGGACGAGTGGCGGATCAGCGAGGTCGAAAAATGGTTCTGGTGATTGGCCTGGCGGTGGCTGCGGCTGCCCCGTTGATCTATCACCTAAGTCAATCCCTGTGGCTATTGGCCTGGGTACGGGCCTTCCATGGCATTAGTATTGCCGCCTTTACGACGGGTTACTTGGCCCTGGTGACCGATGTAGCACCCTCGGAGCATCGGGGTGAAGTGATTGGCTATACCAGCCTGGCCCATCCCATCGGCGTGGCCATCGGCCCCAGTATAGGGAGTTGGATCCATGAGTGGGCCGGTTATTTGCCCCTGTTTATGATCTCCTCTGGCCTGGCTCTGATCGGATTAATCTGTATTTGGCCGATCCGGGAGCCGGAATCTTCCCGCAGGTCTGGTTTAGGCTCGACCCTTAACAAGGGACTGTTTTGGCGGTTACTTCTGGGCGATCGCCTGCGAACTCCTGCCTTAGTCATGCTTTTAGTGGGTTTGACCTTTGGCATCATGGCCACCTTTATTCCCCTATTTATTGCCGATATGGATTTTTCCCTGAACGCGGGCACATTTTATACAGCAGCGGCGATCGCCAGCTTTTTAGGACGGATTTTGACGGGGGCTGCCTCCGATCGCTGGGGGCGCGGTATTTTCATCTCCATGAGTTTGGGCTTTTATGGATTATCCATGGTTCAACTGGCCCAGGTGACCAGTGATCAACAACTCTTACTGGCGGCGGTGATCCAGGGTCTTGGTAGTGGCATCTTAATTCCGATGATGGCCGCCATGATGGCAGATCGCTCCCTGCCCCAGGAACGGGGTCGGGTACTGAGCTTGAGTCTGGGAGGCTTTGATTTAGGCATTGCCATCGCTGGCCCGGTGTTTGGGGCCCTGGTGATTCCCTTGGGCTTGCCCTTTTTATTTTTACTGGCAGGTGGATTTAGTTTTCTGGGATTGGTCTTATTTATGAGTTTTAGTAGTAAAACCTTTGGTGAATCTCTCTTGTTTGCCCTAGGCCGCAGCCGCGATCGCTATGCTCTAGAATCGTGA
- a CDS encoding type IV pilus twitching motility protein PilT, with protein sequence MADPQRPPGPPPRMPAPPPMAPRPGSAPSPQDQSTQAMPAAPRPAPPPPRMPGPPQGMPPMPPGQGMPMPPPAMRPPGQQSAPTQPMATQGPRLNGPTMEQLIREAFENGFSDIHVGVGETPRFRERGKLEPSNHPVTDEDTFNYWLNELLTPQQTEQFRTHLEYDGAKQYEGMCRVRINIFVALKGPAMVLRLIPLKILTMEQLNLPPVFKDLCHYHKGLILVTGPTGSGKSTTLAAMVDYINTEMPKHLISIEDPIEFVHQSRRAMIRQREVGIHTLKFDNALKASLREDPDIILIGEMRDRETVNTALKAAQTGHMVFGTLHTNSAVKTIERILNLYNPEEQGPMRMQVAESLVAVIAQALVRTTDGKRAAIHEIMINTDAIKDYILRGDVEEIEAIIPQCTYDGMCTMNQCLFELYESGRIDEETAIENSPKPNEMAQAMRGRI encoded by the coding sequence ATGGCTGATCCTCAACGTCCCCCTGGGCCACCCCCCCGCATGCCTGCCCCACCCCCCATGGCTCCCCGTCCTGGCTCTGCTCCCTCCCCCCAAGACCAGTCCACCCAAGCCATGCCAGCGGCTCCTCGACCGGCCCCACCCCCACCACGGATGCCCGGCCCACCCCAAGGAATGCCACCCATGCCCCCCGGTCAAGGGATGCCCATGCCACCACCGGCCATGCGTCCCCCGGGCCAACAATCTGCTCCCACCCAACCCATGGCAACCCAAGGGCCTCGTCTCAATGGCCCAACGATGGAGCAACTCATCCGCGAAGCCTTTGAAAATGGCTTTTCAGATATTCACGTTGGTGTGGGTGAAACCCCCCGTTTTCGGGAGCGGGGCAAACTGGAGCCAAGCAACCACCCCGTCACTGATGAGGATACCTTTAACTATTGGTTAAACGAGTTACTCACCCCCCAACAGACAGAACAGTTTCGCACCCATCTGGAATACGACGGCGCGAAGCAGTACGAAGGGATGTGTCGGGTACGGATTAATATTTTTGTTGCCCTGAAGGGGCCCGCCATGGTGCTGCGGCTCATTCCTCTGAAGATATTAACGATGGAGCAGTTAAATCTGCCGCCGGTCTTTAAGGATCTCTGCCACTATCACAAAGGCTTGATTTTGGTAACGGGACCCACAGGTTCCGGGAAATCCACAACCCTAGCCGCCATGGTGGACTACATCAACACCGAGATGCCCAAGCATTTAATCTCCATTGAAGACCCAATTGAATTTGTCCATCAAAGTCGGCGGGCGATGATCCGGCAACGGGAGGTGGGCATCCATACCCTCAAGTTTGATAATGCCCTGAAGGCCTCTCTGCGGGAAGACCCGGACATTATTTTGATTGGGGAAATGCGCGATCGCGAAACCGTGAATACGGCCCTCAAAGCTGCCCAAACCGGTCACATGGTCTTTGGAACCCTGCACACCAACAGCGCAGTGAAAACCATTGAACGGATTCTCAACCTCTACAATCCAGAGGAACAGGGGCCGATGCGGATGCAGGTAGCAGAGTCCCTCGTGGCGGTTATTGCCCAAGCCTTGGTGCGAACTACCGATGGTAAACGGGCGGCGATCCATGAAATCATGATCAACACCGATGCCATTAAGGACTATATTTTGCGCGGTGACGTGGAAGAGATTGAAGCCATTATTCCCCAATGTACCTACGACGGTATGTGCACGATGAATCAATGTCTCTTTGAACTCTACGAATCCGGGCGAATTGACGAGGAAACGGCGATCGAAAACTCACCCAAGCCCAACGAAATGGCCCAAGCCATGCGTGGCCGGATTTAA
- a CDS encoding circadian clock KaiB family protein, protein MVAKPLLYKGLALFTPGEDLIYCLDPHKQGRWHHHLCTVLQHLLDLSEPPLFLTPYYTATVDYWYDPASQQIRVVAEAHPPVWQHRPLLNQLFALPGQKSIPWQCLETVDTQDHSSAIEAYRHRYPQLWQHHQLIYGLQDIASPTVSNLPTASTTEPYLLRLYVSGHTTATAQALKTLHELLPRCLSRPYTLKVVDVARQPDLAEEDQVTATPTLVRARPFPIRRLVGSLDSIERLQRLLSP, encoded by the coding sequence ATGGTGGCAAAACCTCTTCTCTATAAGGGGTTAGCCCTATTTACCCCAGGGGAGGATCTGATCTATTGCCTGGATCCCCACAAGCAGGGCCGTTGGCATCACCATCTCTGTACGGTTTTGCAGCACCTGTTGGATCTAAGTGAACCTCCCCTTTTTTTAACGCCCTACTATACGGCAACGGTGGATTATTGGTATGACCCTGCCAGTCAACAAATTCGTGTCGTCGCTGAGGCCCATCCGCCAGTGTGGCAACATCGGCCCCTCCTGAATCAGCTTTTTGCATTGCCAGGACAAAAAAGTATTCCTTGGCAGTGTCTTGAAACGGTGGACACCCAGGATCATTCCTCAGCGATCGAAGCCTATCGTCACCGCTACCCCCAGCTATGGCAACATCACCAACTGATCTATGGCCTGCAAGATATTGCTTCACCCACGGTCTCGAACCTGCCCACGGCCTCTACCACCGAACCCTATCTCCTCCGCCTTTATGTCTCTGGTCATACCACTGCCACGGCCCAGGCCCTAAAAACGCTCCATGAACTATTGCCCCGTTGTCTGTCCCGGCCCTACACCCTGAAAGTGGTAGATGTCGCCCGCCAACCGGATCTGGCAGAGGAAGATCAGGTGACAGCAACCCCGACCCTAGTACGCGCCCGTCCCTTTCCGATCCGGCGACTCGTAGGAAGTTTGGATAGTATAGAGAGATTACAACGGCTCCTAAGTCCCTAG